The genomic interval TCCTTTCCGTTGGCATGATTTATTGTAAAGCCGCCGAACATGCTTCTTCCAGCACTTTCAGATATCTGCTGCAGGTCGTTTTCGAAATTAAATATATTTATATTGTATTCAAATATAGATTGTATGCACTCGCCAATTGCGGCAGCACCTGCATCAGAACTCCCGCTGATCACGTTTTTGTTTTCAGATACAAATGAAACTTCAGAATATTCCGGATGGCGCATAAGAATCTCATGCCTGTATTTGTCTATGACAACAAATGGGGATCGTGGAGAATCAGGTGAAACCTCCTTTCCGTTTATAATGCCTGATTTCTGGTTAGAAAGGTACAGATCAGTTTTGACATATATATCATCATCAAGCCCTGTATATGCTATTCCTGCAGTTGTATGCCTGGGGAGGCGTTTCTTATTGTCCGATACTCCACCCAGAAGTAATATCCCTATAGTAGGATATGCCTTAACTTCAACGTAATATTTTTCCATATTCTGAAATCAACTATAAGATAAAACCATTTTGTCTTAAATGGTAAAAATATTGCCACAGTACCGGTGTAATTTCCTTTTAAATGAATATAAAAAGAACCACCTAAACAATTATCTATAAGAAAAACATTACCTCACATGGATTATAAAGTCTCAGACATTATGACAAGAGACCCGCTTTGCTATACTGTTCCCAGTGCAATTTCAGACGTAATACAGGTACTTATTAAAAATAATATAACAGGCATACCGGTAAAGGATAATCAGAATCATTATCAGGGCGTAATAACGAGAAGGGATATTTTTTATAATCCGGATGAGACACAGACAGCACTGGTGATGAGAAAAGCTCCTACTGTCAATGAAAACGATTCCATTAACACAGCAGCCAGGCAGCTTTATACGCAGAAAAAAAGGCATCTTGTAGTGGTTAATGATAAAAATGAAGTCACAGGAATCCTTACTCCGCAGAATTTTTTAAACATTATAAAGGAAAAATACGGGAAAGTAAAGGTTAAGGAGGTTCTGGAATACATATCAGTGCCCATATGGGAGGATACACCTTTATCTGTTGCACTTCTTACTATGAACCTGTCCCAGATTTATTCCTTCCCTGTTGTAAACAGGGGAGGCAAATTCACTGGCCTTGTAACGGACCGTGATATATTTGACAAGGTTAAAATGTACCAGACCATAGAATCCTCGGAATCAGGAATAGCAGATGATGAAGACCCCTGGTCATGGGATGGAATAAAGAATGTGTTTACATATTTTATAGCAAAATCAAATATTACAGTTCCTGACATACCTGTAAAAAAACTTATGGTGGGTTCACCTAAAGTAATTTACCTGGAATCTGACCTGGAGGACGCCGTTAAACTGATGTCAAGCGAAAATTATAACCAGCTACCAGTCCTTACAGGCCATGGTGAGATTTACGGTATGCTATACGATATAGAAATCATGAAAATTTTCAAGGATTAATATGTACGATGATATAGTTGAACTGGCAAAAAGGCGGGGATTTTTCTGGCCATCATTTTCAATATACGGTGGGTTCGCTGGTTTTTATGATTATGGCCCCCTTGGCGTATTATTAAAAGACAATATTATACGTACATGGAAGGAATCCTACATGGAGGATGGGGCAATATTCCTTGATTCGCCGAATATAACTCCTGAACCTGTCTTCAGGGCATCCGGGCATCTTGCAAGATTTTCAGATCTGGCTGCTGAATGTGAAAAGTGCAAGAGCAAATTTAAATTTGAATCAGTGCTGGCATTCAATAAACAGGATATTATCCCGGCGAATCTTGAGGAAGCAAAGAAAATCGCATCCGATACCTATCTCAAATGCCCTGTATGCGGGAGCCGCATAACAAACATTTATGATTTTAACCTTATGTACAAAGTATCTGGCGATTATTATCTGAGGCCGGAAACTGCACAGGGAATATTTGTAAATTTTAAATTGCTTTTCAATTATAACAGAGGCAAACTTCCAATGATAGTAGGACAGGCAGGGAAAGGCTTCAGAAATGAAATTTCGCCCAGGCAAAGCCTTATCCGGCTCAGGGAATTTAACCAGTGTGAAATCGAGGTTTTTCTTGACCCTGAAAACCTTGAGTTTAAAAGCCTCTACGATTATAAAAAAATTAAAATAAAGCCAAATACCGGAGAGGAGCTGGATATTACTGTAAAAGAAGCATTTGAGAGAGGATTGATCAGCAGCCAGGCATTTGCATATTTTGTACTTAAAACCCAGAACATACTTGAAAATATCGGCATTGAAAGCAGCAAACTGAGATTCAGGCAACATGATCCAGATGAAAGGGCGCACTATGCTTCTGATTCATGGGATGCTGAAGGGTTAATAGACAATGAATGGTTCGAAATTGTAGGGATTGCAAACAGGACAGATTTCGATTTGAACAACCACCAGTCAAGTTCCGGTGAGACCATGACAACAAAAATAGAGGAAAGAGAATTCATTCCATATGTCATAGAGCCGTCATACGGGATAGACAGGATTCTTCTCACACTGATGGCACAGTCACTTGAAACCAGGGATGGAAAGAATGTCCTTAAAATCCCTTATCCTGTAGCCCCATATCATTTTGCAGTGTTTCCACTGATGAAAAAAGAAAATTTGAAGGAAAAGGCAGAATATATTTATGAAAATATGAAAAAACAGGATAAATATATAGTATACGATGAGGCGGGCACAATAGGAAAAAGATATGCAAGGCAGGATGAGATTGGAACCCCATACTGCATAACCGTTGATTACCAGACACTTGAAGACAATACAGTAACGGTAAGGTCAAGGGATACGGCAGAACAAAAAAGAATAAAAATAGAAGAACTGCTGGATCTGGATTTTATAAATTCATATATTTATAAAAAATAAAATTTTTATGCATCCAGTATTTCTATACGTTTTTTAGTTTCCTTCTTATATTCTATGGTTGTCCTGTATTTTGACCCTCCACGGATGAATATAACATCTGTGTTGCCTTTCATCTCAGCTACACCTTTAATAAGGTCTCTCATAGATTTTACGGGTGTTCCGGCAAATTCTGTAATCACATCCCCTGGCCTCAACCCGGCATCGTAAGCAGGTGAATATCTGTCTATTCTTGCAACCATAACACCATTTTCCAGTTTGACGCCATATCTCCCTTGAGACGATTCATTGATCTCAATTCCAGAGATGCCTATATAATTCCTTTTAACTTTGCCGGTATTTATTATATCATTCAGTTCCTTTTTAATGGTGTTTACCGGAATGGAAAATCCTATTCCATTTGCCTGTGCTATCATTGCCGTATTTATTCCAACAGCTTTGCCTGTTAAGTCTACCAGAGGGCCTCCACTGTTTCCTGGATTTATTGCAGCATCTGTTTGCAATAGCCCTTCAAATATGAAGTCTGCCCATGGCATTGGCCTGTTTTTGGCACTTATTACGCCCATTGATACAGTATGCCCGCCGGGAAGCCCCAGCGCATTGCCTATAGCCAGTACTATTGAACCTACCCTTATCTTTTCAGAGTCTCCAAGTTCTATTACGGGAAAGTCATCTCCCGGGATTTTCACAAGTGCCACATCGGTCTGGGGGTCTGTTCCGGCTATTTCCCCCTTGAATTTTCTTCCGTCATTGAGTACCACATCAACGGTTTCGGCTCCTTCAATAACGTGGTTGTTTGTAAGTATATACCCATCATGGCTGATAATAAAGCCTGACCCTGCTCCCTTCACAGGTGTTATGCCATAGCCAAAATTGCCGCTGTAGATTGTGCTGTTTATGCTTACCACAGCCCTGCTTGCTTTTTCTGCTATCTCTACTGTGTTGTTGTTTAATTCTTCTATGTTGTTCATGATATGTTAATTATATTCAAGTTTAAATATTAGAAAGTATTATTAAAACGATCAGGTGAAGTTGAATTGACCTACTTGGAATTAAAGGAGATTGGTTCAGGAAAAGAATTCCTGGATAAATATTCTGACATTATGCGCATGTGGACAGTACCTATTATGCTGGCTATAGAAAGGCACGGGGAAGCTGGTTTTAACCAGATTAAAAAGGATGTTAAGGGCATAAATTCCACAACACTCTCAACTACCCTGGGAATGCTGGAAAAGTATGGCCTGCTGGAGAGAGTTATAATACCGGCAAAACCTGTGCGTGTAAAATACTCATTGACAGATAAGGGAAAGGAATTGTATAAAATATCATTAAACCTTGCAACGCTTATAGACGATCTTTGATTGAATATTTTTAAAATTTTATTCTTTTAATATAGATAAATTAAAAAATAAATATTGTGTTTCTACAGGGAAATTCTTCCTGGAACCTTTGGAAATGTTGTAACATCCTCTATTTTTTCAACGCCACAGACGAACCTGGTGAACCTTTCTATGCCAATTCCAAATCCGGCTGTATATTTTATGCCCTGTTTTGCAAGCTCGATAAACCATTTAAACTGCTCCTCTGTCTGCCCTTTCTTCTGGATTCTATCCAGTATCTGTGACAATTCGTATTCCCTTTCACCACCGGAAGATGCCTCCTCAAACCCTTCAGGCCATATAAGGTCCATATCTCTCAATATTCCCGGCTTTTCAGGATATTCACGGTCGTAGAATTCCCTCTCTTTCAATGGGATATCTACAACCCATACAGGCGTGCTGCTCTCCTTTGATAATGGTGTTTCAAATCCTTTTCCATATTTCTTTTCCGCTTCCTCGAATGTTATCACAGGGAATGGCTTTGCATAATCTGGCAGTGTTCTGTGGAAGTATTCCAGCTCTTCCTTATGTTCTTTCTTCAACCTTGATATTGTATATATTATCATATCCTCTGCAAGTGACATCATCTCCTCTCTTGATTTCTCTAGGGCCTCAACATCAATCTGGGTAAATTCATAGAGGTGCCGCCCGGATTTTGATTTTTCCTCTGTTTCAAGCCTTACGTTTGGTGACATGATAAAAATTTTTTTAAGTTCCTGGACAGCTATCTGCTTATGGAATATCATGCTCTGGGTAATCCACATATCGCCGCCGTAAGCATGGATTTTCGGGTCATAAACCGGATGGTTCAGTGGGTCTGTCAATGGAGAAATAATAATCGGTGCAATTTCAATATATCCTGCTTCCCTCAGGAAATCTGTCACATATGACCGTATATAGCTCTGTACTTTTATTGCATGCTGCACACGCTTATCAGAAAGGTGTTGCATTGATCTTGTAATTTCTTCCTTTACATACTCTTCATTTTTGTTTATCGTTTCCATAACATATTAATTAAATCACAATTTATAAACATTTTACATGGTTTTCCGTGTTTAAAACAAATCTTTTATATACTGCTATATCATTTTGCCTTAATGTTAGAGAATATCGATAAAAAGGACATGAAAATAATTGAATATTTGAAGGAACACGGCAGGGATAAAAGTTCTGATATTTCCAACGCACTTCAAATTCCCCGTGCTACTATTTTCGAGAGGATGGAACGCCTGAGGAAGGACGGCTTTATTAAAAAGTATACAGTTGACCTTAATTATGACAAACTCGGGTATTCTGTTATGTCATATATTATGATACAGTATAACCCCAAAGCATCCATAGACCAGAGGACACTGTGTTTAAATTTATCAAAAATGGACAATGTCATATCGGCCTCAATTGTAACCGGTGACTGGGATATAGTGCTGCTTACCGCACAGAAATCAATGAGGGATCTATCAAAATTTGTGCTTGAACAGCTAAGGACAATGGATGGGATAGAGAAAAGTGTAACCATTCCATTATTCGAAAGGGTATTATAAGAAAAATCTATTAAGGGTTAAAGCTGGGATAGCCTAGCCTGGTAAGACGCAGGTCTGGAAAACCTGTGCACGTAAGTGCCCGGGAGTTCAAATCTCCCTCCCAGCGCTTTTTGCATTTTCGCCATTTCCAAGCCTACCAACCGAGTTAATTAAATCATGCAATACTTTTTCAGGGTTTTTCATATAGTCAATAGACCATATACGGTACAGGTTCCATCCCCTGTCTGTAAGGATTTTCTTCCTTATGCGCTCACGCTCCGATGCGGTTTTCATACTATTGTATATTTTTCCATCCGTCTCTATGCCAAGTATGTAATGGTCCTGATCATCCGGGTCTATAATGGCCAGTGGTATATTGTTCCTTGAATAACCTACATTTTTAGCTACTTTGAATCCTTCCTGCTCCAATTTCAATGCAATATCGTTTATAATTGCATCATTATTCTTGAATTCTTCAAGATGCTCATTGTTTCCCTCATTTTTTGCATAAATCATGTACTGCTTCAAAAGGTCAGGGCCTTTGCCAGAATTTGCCGGAACCCTTATATCTTCAGGATCCATGGACGACACAACTATGAATTTTTTCCGTGCCCTTGTTATGGCCACGTTCAGCCGTTTTTCACCCCCAGTCGTATTGATGGGGCCAAAATTCATTGTTATTTTTCCATTTTCATCCCTTCCATAGCCGGTACTGAGTATAATGACATCCTTTTCATCTCCCTGCACATTTTCCAGATTTTTTATGAAAATTGTATCATTATTAAGAAGTTCAGCCAGAACCGGGTCGTGGCGCGAATAGGAATTTAATGTATCCTCCACGGCAACTCTCTGTGATTCGCTGAGTGTAACGACGCCGATGGAATCTGTATTTGAAAGTTCCTCTTTTATTACCCTTACAACCTCATTCGCCTCGGCTTTGTTTGTCTTGCTTTTGCCTCTGGTATACACTCCCTCAACCCGGACAAACTGTATTCCAGACTCCTTTGACTTTCTATAGGAAGAAGGAAATGTCTCAAGCAAATTATCATAGAAATACCTGTTGGAGAAAGCTATCAAACGGTCATCGACGCTTCTGTAATGCCATTTGAGCCATATTTTGGAGAGCCCTATGGCATCGAACTGGTCAAGTATATTATCAAGAACCACATAGTCATCTTCATACTTTGATGGATTAACATACTCAAAAAATGTGGTGGGTGGCAACTGCTGCGTATCCCCGGATATTATTGCCTGTTTTGCCCTTATGAGGGAACCAACAGCATCCGGCGGGGTGAGCTGGGATGCTTCGTCAAATATAAGCAAATCAAAGCTCGCATCATTTTCCAGATAAGCAGCAACATTATCCGGGCTCATCATAATGCATGGCTTCAATCCGGGCAGTATATCTTTTAATTCCGAAAATAAAACTTTTAACGGTTTTTGAAGCCTTTTTTTGGCATTTTCAGTTTTGATCACCATGGCTGACCCCGGATATCTGGAAAGTGCTTCTTTCCTCCGGGCTGATAACTCAACAACAAGGTTTGCACTGTTTATTTCTATTCTCTTCCGATCAAAATCTATAAACATGCCTATGAGCCTTTCGTGTGAAGATGCTCTGAAATTCTTTAATTCGGGATCATTTCTTACATAATAGGTGGCGAATTCATGGTTAAAAATGTACCTGAAGGAATGGAGAATAGAATTCATGTGCACCCTTGTATTTAAAAGTGGGGCAATATCAATTCCGGAAGTTTTTACCCCCTCGTATAGTTCCCTGAATTTAACATACCTGTCAATATCAAAGGAGGAAGCCGCATCAATTGCCTGCCGCATCTGTTCCATGGTGGCTGTGTTTAATCCACTGTAGGACGGGAATATATCCGAGAGGTAATTTATTCCATCTATGAGTGAGCTGTGAATTGATTTTATGTCCTCAATATATTCTGGGTCAACAGGATGGGATATAAGCTCTCTCAGGCCATCCTTCAATGCATTTTCCGGAAATATTGAAATTAATTTTCTGGCATACCTTATTTTTTCTGATACATTGGAAGCGCCAATATCTCTGGACGAAATTTCTTTTTCTACAACGGAGAGTTCATCCTGTTTTGCCTTTATTTTTAATGCAAATGTAATGTCTTCCAATATCTCTTCGTATTGTTTCCTGGACTTGTCCTCTGTATTTTCCATGATTTCATTCAGGAGTTTTTTGTATTCTCCTGAATGTCTTTTCCATCTTGATGAATAGGTTTCCTCCATGTCCTTCCTGATGGAATTCAGGTTCATGTCCAGAAATTGCTTTTTCCTTTTTTTCAGGAATATCCCCATCATGTAATCCAGTTCAGACCTGATTTTTTCCCCGGAATCCAGCAAGGCAGCAGTTTCTTTAATGAAATCCGGGTTCGTATATGCTTCATCCAGGGTTATTCCAGCGTTAAGGACATTTACGAATCTGTATAGCATATTGATATCTTCCATTGACTGTATATCTACCCCAGTTGTGGTGAGTATAGCTGGAGCTATTTCTTCAATTCGATCCAGCGCGTTCTGAATTAACTCCAATCCTCTGTAGTAATGCTCGGGGTCTTCACGGTATCTGTCAAGCCTGAAATTCTCAGGTATCTTGCCATAATTTTCTATGATGTCAAGGTAATCGTTGAATTCGGAAATTTGGAACTCGAGGGAATCAAGTTCTTCACCTGTAAGGTCAAGAAGGCGCCTGTCTATTTTTATATCCAGATTTCCCTTATTTTTGAGCTCTATCTGGCATGCGTCATAGATGGACCGCCCGAGCTTTCCTCTTTTTTCATGTATTGCACGTACATAGGAATTCAGTGTTCCTGAATACCTGTCTGTTGGCACAAGGGTTCTCTGGGCATGTGTGTCATTTTCCACCGAACGGTGAAGTGATTTAATTATTTCGGATTTAGGGGTATTTCCATGAAAATTTAAAATGAAATCCCCCAGGCCAACCTCTTCCAGCCTCCTTTTTACCACTTCAATA from Ferroplasma acidiphilum carries:
- a CDS encoding mevalonate-3-kinase, whose amino-acid sequence is MEKYYVEVKAYPTIGILLLGGVSDNKKRLPRHTTAGIAYTGLDDDIYVKTDLYLSNQKSGIINGKEVSPDSPRSPFVVIDKYRHEILMRHPEYSEVSFVSENKNVISGSSDAGAAAIGECIQSIFEYNINIFNFENDLQQISESAGRSMFGGFTINHANGKESLTDEILGPEDFEDFVIVACKFSEDRKPSDTIHSNIINHEKYAERVKNSELRAKELEKMADSGDIKGIFEAGEKDTQEYHSMLREVGVSIITDEMQRLIEKVEELKAEFWNAYIVTGGTNVFVAVERKNMEKMKNAAMEFKCTPVYLKVAGKPDVISKNF
- a CDS encoding CBS domain-containing protein, whose translation is MDYKVSDIMTRDPLCYTVPSAISDVIQVLIKNNITGIPVKDNQNHYQGVITRRDIFYNPDETQTALVMRKAPTVNENDSINTAARQLYTQKKRHLVVVNDKNEVTGILTPQNFLNIIKEKYGKVKVKEVLEYISVPIWEDTPLSVALLTMNLSQIYSFPVVNRGGKFTGLVTDRDIFDKVKMYQTIESSESGIADDEDPWSWDGIKNVFTYFIAKSNITVPDIPVKKLMVGSPKVIYLESDLEDAVKLMSSENYNQLPVLTGHGEIYGMLYDIEIMKIFKD
- a CDS encoding glycine--tRNA ligase, whose product is MYDDIVELAKRRGFFWPSFSIYGGFAGFYDYGPLGVLLKDNIIRTWKESYMEDGAIFLDSPNITPEPVFRASGHLARFSDLAAECEKCKSKFKFESVLAFNKQDIIPANLEEAKKIASDTYLKCPVCGSRITNIYDFNLMYKVSGDYYLRPETAQGIFVNFKLLFNYNRGKLPMIVGQAGKGFRNEISPRQSLIRLREFNQCEIEVFLDPENLEFKSLYDYKKIKIKPNTGEELDITVKEAFERGLISSQAFAYFVLKTQNILENIGIESSKLRFRQHDPDERAHYASDSWDAEGLIDNEWFEIVGIANRTDFDLNNHQSSSGETMTTKIEEREFIPYVIEPSYGIDRILLTLMAQSLETRDGKNVLKIPYPVAPYHFAVFPLMKKENLKEKAEYIYENMKKQDKYIVYDEAGTIGKRYARQDEIGTPYCITVDYQTLEDNTVTVRSRDTAEQKRIKIEELLDLDFINSYIYKK
- a CDS encoding S1C family serine protease; this translates as MNNIEELNNNTVEIAEKASRAVVSINSTIYSGNFGYGITPVKGAGSGFIISHDGYILTNNHVIEGAETVDVVLNDGRKFKGEIAGTDPQTDVALVKIPGDDFPVIELGDSEKIRVGSIVLAIGNALGLPGGHTVSMGVISAKNRPMPWADFIFEGLLQTDAAINPGNSGGPLVDLTGKAVGINTAMIAQANGIGFSIPVNTIKKELNDIINTGKVKRNYIGISGIEINESSQGRYGVKLENGVMVARIDRYSPAYDAGLRPGDVITEFAGTPVKSMRDLIKGVAEMKGNTDVIFIRGGSKYRTTIEYKKETKKRIEILDA
- a CDS encoding winged helix-turn-helix transcriptional regulator, producing the protein MTYLELKEIGSGKEFLDKYSDIMRMWTVPIMLAIERHGEAGFNQIKKDVKGINSTTLSTTLGMLEKYGLLERVIIPAKPVRVKYSLTDKGKELYKISLNLATLIDDL
- a CDS encoding asparagine synthetase A; its protein translation is METINKNEEYVKEEITRSMQHLSDKRVQHAIKVQSYIRSYVTDFLREAGYIEIAPIIISPLTDPLNHPVYDPKIHAYGGDMWITQSMIFHKQIAVQELKKIFIMSPNVRLETEEKSKSGRHLYEFTQIDVEALEKSREEMMSLAEDMIIYTISRLKKEHKEELEYFHRTLPDYAKPFPVITFEEAEKKYGKGFETPLSKESSTPVWVVDIPLKEREFYDREYPEKPGILRDMDLIWPEGFEEASSGGEREYELSQILDRIQKKGQTEEQFKWFIELAKQGIKYTAGFGIGIERFTRFVCGVEKIEDVTTFPKVPGRISL
- a CDS encoding Lrp/AsnC family transcriptional regulator, which produces MLENIDKKDMKIIEYLKEHGRDKSSDISNALQIPRATIFERMERLRKDGFIKKYTVDLNYDKLGYSVMSYIMIQYNPKASIDQRTLCLNLSKMDNVISASIVTGDWDIVLLTAQKSMRDLSKFVLEQLRTMDGIEKSVTIPLFERVL
- a CDS encoding DUF4011 domain-containing protein — protein: MDIDIDESIKKWEKDVIDTSKNNRLLYFNPESFLKITTPSMLFLFDDLVNKDKKMKIHLSGAEENRKKDELIFSKNEDISKSLGNLFYQANASLKEHGSNVLYISFGVLKWSDENGKEVETQLFFVPVTLNRKMYNNYSIESMEGDIFFNPVLREKLEQFGIKFDFNFDDNLNLSEAIKTFRLTVKDSKWTVGRNSYLGIVSFTNNTIYNDIKGNHDAIKKNDLTRALAGDFEVIKKLNDKMPAEIDYNINTVMDADSSQLMAIYAARSGSSFILNGPPGTGKSQTIANIIADSMKNNKSVLFVSEKNAAIEVVKRRLEEVGLGDFILNFHGNTPKSEIIKSLHRSVENDTHAQRTLVPTDRYSGTLNSYVRAIHEKRGKLGRSIYDACQIELKNKGNLDIKIDRRLLDLTGEELDSLEFQISEFNDYLDIIENYGKIPENFRLDRYREDPEHYYRGLELIQNALDRIEEIAPAILTTTGVDIQSMEDINMLYRFVNVLNAGITLDEAYTNPDFIKETAALLDSGEKIRSELDYMMGIFLKKRKKQFLDMNLNSIRKDMEETYSSRWKRHSGEYKKLLNEIMENTEDKSRKQYEEILEDITFALKIKAKQDELSVVEKEISSRDIGASNVSEKIRYARKLISIFPENALKDGLRELISHPVDPEYIEDIKSIHSSLIDGINYLSDIFPSYSGLNTATMEQMRQAIDAASSFDIDRYVKFRELYEGVKTSGIDIAPLLNTRVHMNSILHSFRYIFNHEFATYYVRNDPELKNFRASSHERLIGMFIDFDRKRIEINSANLVVELSARRKEALSRYPGSAMVIKTENAKKRLQKPLKVLFSELKDILPGLKPCIMMSPDNVAAYLENDASFDLLIFDEASQLTPPDAVGSLIRAKQAIISGDTQQLPPTTFFEYVNPSKYEDDYVVLDNILDQFDAIGLSKIWLKWHYRSVDDRLIAFSNRYFYDNLLETFPSSYRKSKESGIQFVRVEGVYTRGKSKTNKAEANEVVRVIKEELSNTDSIGVVTLSESQRVAVEDTLNSYSRHDPVLAELLNNDTIFIKNLENVQGDEKDVIILSTGYGRDENGKITMNFGPINTTGGEKRLNVAITRARKKFIVVSSMDPEDIRVPANSGKGPDLLKQYMIYAKNEGNNEHLEEFKNNDAIINDIALKLEQEGFKVAKNVGYSRNNIPLAIIDPDDQDHYILGIETDGKIYNSMKTASERERIRKKILTDRGWNLYRIWSIDYMKNPEKVLHDLINSVGRLGNGENAKSAGREI